The DNA window CAATTGGAATCGTAGGTTGGACCGGTTATGTATCAGTAAAATACTGTTAGAATTAatcaagagtaaactattattTTTGCTGCTAAAAATCATTCACCGTAATTGATGTTAATAAGGGTAGGAATTATACTAGAAGAAACATGTAGTGTGGATCTTATTATTGAGTGAGAATGGATATGTGGAGAAAATTGTAGTGGGACCCCAATTAGGCATAAGGGCATCCGCCCCATGGTGTGTGTGTAGTGAGAGTGTCCCATTTGATTGACATTATCCATTTTAATTTAATAGTTTATGGTATAACTTATACTACTTTATGTTATTAATCATAAGAATGTTTAGAATATATTAAGATCATCACGTTTATTTTTTTAAGTATAGAAATATTTATAACATAACCTGTTAACCATTTCAATCAAACAATTCTAGGAATTAATGTAAACTATTCTAACAGTGGATCAATTTAGTAAACATTACTATTATAACTATTAACCAATTAATAGGAATAAGTTGCAGATTAAAAAGTCTAATGTAATTAATCCCCTTATGAATAATAGAACTAGTAGCAGGAATTCTAGTTGTAATTTAGTGTAGTCACGGAACAGTATATAAGGGAATTGGTGAATTTTGTGAGCTGCAGAATTTAATAGACATAGTGAGTTATCAATTTATTTGGCATGTACCTTTAACAGTTTGATAGGAAATTAACTTGAGTGTTGTGGTACGtgttgttgacaaaaaaaatgATGTTAGCTGGGAGTAATTTATCTGTGCTAGATATCAGCACTTGGTTGGATTAAAAATTGACAGGTTTTAATTAGTAATATTTTTATTACGTGTAAGTGTGCTATAATTGGATAGCGAGTGTAATTCTGATGTGAATTACGGTAAACATTGTATATGAGTGCTCAGGAGGATCGTGGATCAGGCAGATCGTATAATAAGCATAATGTATATTTTTAATATGTATATTGTTTTTTTATCGGTGCGTTGCATATCATAGCATTGAGACTGCTAGGTGAAAATCTTTGGTAGATGCCTAGTAGGTCCGGACTCACTTATGGAGTTGTGTTGGAGATAATTCGTTGCTCAGTGGAGTGTATGCGAATTATCCGGATTCTTGAGAATCGGGTTCGATTGAAGGAACcgtgttttggtaccacatgcattgtgtcaaATCATGGAGTCACATCGCATTATTGTAATTGATTGTTGAATTGTGATTGAATTGATACGTGTGTtgtaaacatgtgattatgtgtGTGATTGGCGTGAGTACTACTCCTTAGCATGTATTATTCACCGTTATTTATTGAATGTAGTTCTCACccctttctttcttgtttgtcgtgtctgtgcttcttcgggagtacaGATAATTCAGGTACTTAAGCTATACGTGGAGTACGTGTTgcttgatcgagtcttaggagtcgctctgatacgtaacacgggaattTTGGGGGATTTATTTCAAATGTTATCTTATTGATTTATGTTACGTATCGCTTTTAAATTCTAAATTCTGGAGAACCACAAATTAAGGTGAATTTTATTTATTGGTGGCAAGTGTGCCgtgatttatttttaataaaacctaTTTACGCTATATTATTGATTTTTGTGAGAAACGAATAAATAAAGTATTGAGGCTTTAGTTTCTGTTTTATTTGAAAGATGTGACATTCCACTCGTGTTGTATTACTCTGATaatggttcgaggacgaaccatgcggaagctggtgagcatgtaacacccgagaccgaagaaggcgaggggtggttgcaccgcatgtaacacccgaggccaaagagggcaagggtggtcgctgcatcggaatgagagggttcctaaggccgtgcaggtatgggactgcatggttgaaggaaagcgtataaggattgatgggtactacctataccaacaagatgcatcttcttttcggtagccctttccataagaactccatatttaagcgtgcttgacttggagcaatttatGGATGGGTGACcatctgggaagtttcccggaaagcatgcgagtgaggtcaaagcatgctgaaaagacccgtgttggtttgtggggccagtcgatcatcccgaaagcagtctggggcgttacaaatggtatcaaagCAGGTCGGTTCAACTGGCCAGATGTAATAGAGTCAGTCCTTAGTTTAGGAGTTGACTTGTTTGTTCTTCTAACGGTATTTTGGGTTGTTGGACAGAATGGCAGGAAGGAATGATGCTGCTCTTGCTGCTGCACTGCAAGCTATGGCGCAGTCGGTGCAGAATAATAACAATCAAAATGCTGGGGATCTGCAGTTTCGCAACTTAGAGAGGTTCCAGAGCAACAAACCGCCTAAGTTTGAAGGTGGTAACATTGATCCAGATAATGCACAGAAATGGCTGAAGGCTATTGAGAAGATCTTCAGGACCATGGGATGCAATGAGGAtcagaaggtacagtttggtacgCACATGATGGAAGGTGAAGCTAAGGTCTGGTGGGATAATAGTCGTCAGAGAATGGAAGCTGCAGGTACTGCTATTACTTGGGCAGTGTTTCGGGCTAAGTTTCTGGAAAAGTACTATCTGGAAGATGCTCGTAGCAAAAGGGAGATTGAGTTCCTAGAAATGAAGCAGGGGAATATGACTGTTGATGAGTATGCTGCTCGATTCGAGGAACTGGTGAAGTATTGTCCTCATTACAATACCAATGAGGCTATGAATtccaagtgcatcaagtttgagaacgggCTGCGTCCCGAGATCAAGCAAGGTATTGCGTGTCAGAAGATAAGGAACAATCCAGAGCTGGTGAGCAGGAGCCGAATTTATGACAATTACAACAGAGCCAAGATTGCACATTACAAAGCTGTGAATGATCGGAAGGGTAATCAGAATCGGGGGAAACCGTATAGTGCTTCTGCAGACAAGGGAAAGCAGAAGGCTGCTTTTGgaaagaagccaagtgggggaggatttGCTTCCAATCCCATTATTTGCTTCAAGTGTGG is part of the Vicia villosa cultivar HV-30 ecotype Madison, WI linkage group LG2, Vvil1.0, whole genome shotgun sequence genome and encodes:
- the LOC131649168 gene encoding uncharacterized protein LOC131649168 — its product is MAGRNDAALAAALQAMAQSVQNNNNQNAGDLQFRNLERFQSNKPPKFEGGNIDPDNAQKWLKAIEKIFRTMGCNEDQKVQFGTHMMEGEAKVWWDNSRQRMEAAGTAITWAVFRAKFLEKYYLEDARSKREIEFLEMKQGNMTVDEYAARFEELVKYCPHYNTNEAMNSKCIKFENGLRPEIKQGIACQKIRNNPELVSRSRIYDNYNRAKIAHYKAVNDRKGNQNRGKPYSASADKGKQKAAFGKKPSGGGFASNPIICFKCGTEGHRANECQKDVKKYFKYGKAGHMVADCRTKVPTCYNCGEEGHINTHCQKPKKTQGNGKVFALVGAQSTSEDRTVKGTCFIHNIPLIAIIDTGATHSFISVDCVKRLGLVPSTLDRKMTIETPSIGSVVTSLACLNCPLTIFDRDF